The Pseudomonas extremaustralis genome contains a region encoding:
- the pdxH gene encoding pyridoxamine 5'-phosphate oxidase, with product MTQALADMRRDYTRDGLNEAQAPSEPFTLFHQWFGDAVKTEQPPVEANAMTLATVDQDGRPHCRILLLKGLDAQGFTFFTNYDSAKGEQLAARPFGAMTFFWPTLERQVRIEGRVVKVTPEESDAYFQVRPLGSRLGAWASPQSKVLRDREELHELLKATEQRFSDSQPHCPEHWGGYRLLPERIEFWQGRASRLHDRLNYRLQGADWIRERLAP from the coding sequence ATGACCCAGGCACTGGCCGATATGCGCCGTGACTACACGCGGGACGGTTTGAACGAGGCCCAGGCTCCGAGCGAACCGTTCACGTTGTTCCACCAATGGTTTGGCGATGCGGTGAAAACCGAGCAGCCGCCGGTGGAAGCCAATGCCATGACCCTCGCCACGGTCGATCAGGACGGTCGCCCGCACTGCCGCATCCTGTTGCTCAAGGGCCTGGATGCGCAGGGCTTTACCTTCTTTACCAACTACGACAGCGCCAAGGGCGAGCAGCTTGCGGCGCGGCCGTTTGGGGCCATGACGTTCTTCTGGCCGACCCTGGAGCGCCAGGTGCGCATCGAAGGGCGGGTGGTCAAGGTCACGCCGGAGGAATCGGATGCTTATTTCCAGGTCCGCCCGCTGGGCAGCCGCCTCGGTGCCTGGGCATCCCCGCAGAGCAAGGTCCTGCGTGACCGCGAAGAACTGCATGAACTGCTCAAGGCCACCGAGCAGCGTTTCAGTGACAGCCAGCCTCACTGCCCCGAGCATTGGGGCGGTTACCGCCTGTTGCCCGAGCGCATCGAGTTCTGGCAGGGCCGCGCCAGCCGCCTGCATGATCGCCTGAACTATCGCCTGCAAGGGGCTGATTGGATTCGCGAGCGCCTCGCGCCCTGA
- a CDS encoding CopD family protein, translating to MTAFSLAYTLHVLAALIWVGGMFFAWMILRPAAVAALEGPARLKLWANVFQRFFVWVWVAVLVLPISGVGLLQLRFNGFETAPRYVQVMMGLYLVMTALFIRIQALKFPELRAAVAAEDWPAGAAALGQIRKLVGINLIVGLVVVAIASARPMF from the coding sequence ATGACCGCGTTTAGCCTCGCTTACACCCTGCATGTATTGGCCGCCCTGATTTGGGTAGGCGGTATGTTTTTCGCCTGGATGATCCTGCGCCCCGCCGCTGTGGCGGCCCTTGAAGGCCCTGCCCGGCTAAAGCTGTGGGCAAATGTGTTTCAACGTTTTTTCGTGTGGGTTTGGGTGGCCGTGCTGGTTTTGCCGATCAGCGGTGTCGGCCTGCTGCAACTGCGCTTCAACGGCTTTGAAACCGCGCCGCGTTATGTGCAGGTGATGATGGGCTTATATCTGGTGATGACGGCGCTGTTTATCCGTATCCAGGCGCTGAAATTCCCCGAATTGCGCGCGGCGGTAGCGGCTGAGGATTGGCCGGCGGGTGCGGCTGCACTGGGGCAGATTCGCAAACTGGTGGGGATCAATCTGATCGTGGGCCTGGTAGTGGTGGCGATTGCTTCGGCTCGGCCGATGTTCTGA
- the dinG gene encoding ATP-dependent DNA helicase DinG: protein MISTELKTTIQGAYSRFLEAKSLKPRYGQRLMIAEVAKVLGDIDTDDEGRREGEPAVVAVEAGTGTGKTVAYSLAAIPTAKAAGKRLVIATATVALQEQIVYKDLPDLMRNSGLNFTFALAKGRGRYMCLSKLDVLLQEGHAQTATASLFEEEGFKIEVDEVSQKLFTSMIEKLAGNKWDGDRDSWPTALEDADWARLTTDHSQCTNRHCPNFGQCAFYKAREGMGKVDVIVTNHDMVLADLALGGGAVLPDPRDTLYVFDEGHHLPDKAIGHFAHYTRLRSTADWLETTAKNLTKLLAQHPLPGDLGKLIEQVPELAREIKTQQQFMFSACEQVADFKPGEDVEGRERPRHRFVGGLIPEHMREMGIELKKGFSRLTDLFTRLTDLLKEGMDGEVNIGIASNQAEEWYPLFGSLLSRSQGNWELWTAFTVEDPEDSPPMARWLTLSESGALFDIEVNASPILAAEMLRRNLWNVAYGCLVTSATLTALGTFDRFRMRAGLPKKAVTAVVPSPFHHADAGVLRVPDLKADPRDAPAHTAAIIRDLPGLVEGSRGTLVLFSSRKQMQDVFDGLDRDWRKQVFIQGNLSKQETLNKHKARVDGGDSSVLFGLASFAEGVDLPGAYCEHVVIAKIPFSVPDDPVEAALAEWIEARGGNPFMEISVPDASLKLVQACGRLLRTEEDRGTITLLDRRLVTQRYGKAILNALPPFRREIS from the coding sequence ATGATCAGCACTGAACTCAAAACCACGATCCAGGGCGCCTATTCGCGTTTTCTCGAAGCCAAGAGCTTGAAACCGCGCTACGGCCAACGCCTGATGATCGCCGAAGTGGCCAAGGTCCTCGGGGATATCGACACCGACGACGAAGGTCGCCGCGAGGGTGAGCCTGCGGTCGTGGCCGTCGAGGCCGGCACCGGTACCGGCAAGACCGTGGCCTACAGCCTGGCCGCGATCCCTACTGCCAAGGCCGCCGGCAAGCGCCTGGTGATCGCCACCGCCACCGTCGCCCTGCAGGAACAGATCGTCTACAAAGACCTGCCCGACCTGATGCGCAACAGCGGCCTGAACTTCACCTTCGCCCTGGCCAAGGGCCGTGGCCGCTATATGTGCCTGTCCAAGCTCGACGTGCTGTTGCAGGAAGGCCACGCGCAAACCGCCACAGCTTCCTTGTTCGAAGAAGAAGGCTTCAAGATCGAAGTCGATGAAGTCAGCCAGAAGCTGTTCACCAGCATGATCGAGAAACTGGCCGGCAACAAATGGGACGGCGACCGCGACAGCTGGCCCACCGCCCTGGAAGACGCCGACTGGGCGCGCCTGACCACCGATCACAGCCAGTGCACCAACCGCCATTGCCCCAACTTCGGCCAGTGCGCCTTCTACAAGGCCCGCGAAGGCATGGGCAAGGTCGACGTGATCGTCACCAACCACGACATGGTGCTGGCCGACCTGGCCCTGGGCGGCGGTGCCGTGCTGCCGGACCCGCGCGACACCCTTTACGTTTTCGACGAAGGCCACCACCTGCCCGACAAGGCCATCGGCCACTTCGCCCACTACACGCGGCTGCGCTCCACCGCCGACTGGCTGGAGACCACCGCCAAGAACCTCACCAAGCTGCTGGCCCAGCATCCGCTGCCCGGCGACCTGGGCAAACTGATCGAACAGGTGCCGGAGCTGGCGCGGGAGATCAAGACCCAGCAGCAGTTCATGTTCAGTGCCTGCGAGCAGGTCGCCGACTTCAAGCCCGGCGAAGACGTCGAGGGCCGCGAGCGCCCGCGTCATCGGTTTGTGGGCGGGCTGATCCCCGAGCACATGCGCGAAATGGGCATCGAGCTGAAAAAGGGCTTCTCGCGCCTGACCGACCTGTTCACTCGCCTGACCGATCTGCTCAAGGAAGGCATGGATGGCGAGGTCAATATCGGCATCGCCAGCAACCAGGCCGAGGAGTGGTACCCGCTGTTCGGCAGCCTGTTGTCCCGGTCCCAGGGCAACTGGGAGTTGTGGACTGCCTTTACCGTCGAAGACCCGGAGGACAGCCCGCCCATGGCCCGTTGGTTGACCCTGTCGGAAAGTGGTGCGTTGTTCGATATCGAGGTCAACGCCAGCCCGATCCTTGCCGCCGAAATGCTGCGACGCAACCTGTGGAACGTGGCCTATGGCTGCCTGGTGACCTCGGCGACGCTGACCGCCCTGGGCACCTTCGACCGCTTCCGCATGCGCGCCGGGCTGCCGAAAAAAGCCGTCACCGCCGTGGTGCCGAGCCCGTTCCATCACGCCGACGCCGGTGTGCTGCGCGTGCCCGACCTCAAGGCCGACCCACGGGATGCGCCGGCTCACACCGCTGCAATCATCCGTGACCTGCCGGGGCTGGTGGAAGGGTCGCGCGGCACCCTGGTGCTGTTCTCGTCACGCAAGCAGATGCAGGACGTGTTCGACGGCCTCGACCGTGACTGGCGCAAGCAGGTGTTTATCCAGGGCAACCTGTCCAAGCAGGAAACCCTGAACAAGCACAAGGCGCGGGTCGATGGCGGGGATTCCAGCGTGTTGTTCGGCCTGGCGAGCTTCGCCGAGGGTGTGGACTTGCCCGGTGCCTACTGTGAACACGTGGTGATCGCCAAGATCCCGTTCTCGGTGCCGGATGATCCGGTCGAGGCCGCACTGGCCGAGTGGATCGAGGCGCGGGGCGGCAACCCATTCATGGAAATCTCGGTGCCGGATGCTTCCCTGAAGCTGGTCCAGGCCTGCGGCCGCCTGCTGCGTACCGAAGAAGACCGGGGCACCATCACCTTGCTCGATCGCCGCCTGGTCACCCAGCGCTATGGCAAGGCGATCCTGAATGCCTTGCCGCCGTTCCGGCGCGAAATTTCTTAA
- a CDS encoding beta-galactosidase yields the protein MIRTLPALFALLLAAPLMAAPAGQQTLFNFVRPADVVNVATQDASLPQYNAEQTAEGEVLRRITFNPAAEPSLVLSPQTGVWDWSQSSAMSLRIQSAMDWALTLYVKVQSNDGKTLLSRIDLPAGPAQTLLVPLQANSPLSQGMKAGPPMPITVDGQRVLLASSTGEVDRSQVVSVTLSMIKPVAAQSILLERFGVQDSEPVVKAAYSELVDAYGQSNRARWPEKVSSDEQLKAAAAKEQQQLKAWLTERDNASLDQYGGWNKGPVFDASGFFRTEKRDGRWYLVTPEGHPFYSLGVNTVAATNNQTYVAGREWMFAALPKAGEPFDKYYGSGDNRSGNGADQGRGFNVGRWYDFYGANLQRTYDTKGFDQKRWVTHTLDRLQAWGFNTVGNWSEPGLATADRVPYTLPLSIVGDYASISTGTDWWGGMPDPFDPRFAMATERAVAIAARDHRDDPWLIGFFADNELAWAGPGDDPKSRYALAYGTLRMTTDVPAKRAFLKQLRDKYRNEEGLSRAWGIHLAGWELMEDPGFEAPMPSSEHPEIEADFKYFQKTFADAYFKTLSDSLKWHAPNQLLLGGRYSVSTPEAVAACAQYCDVLSFNMYTLKPQDGYDFAALRALDKPVLITEFNFGSSDRGPFWGGVTQLAREEDRGAAYGAFLKQAMAEPSIVGVHWFQYLDQPVTGRLLDGENGHFGLVGITDVPFQGFVDSVRKSNLAAIDQLGKEAQKAKAANAVRESEGGRASSDGKGAAQGAGHAGGHAGNGH from the coding sequence ATGATTCGCACGCTGCCCGCTCTTTTTGCCCTGCTGCTCGCCGCGCCGCTGATGGCCGCGCCCGCCGGGCAACAGACATTGTTCAACTTCGTCCGGCCCGCCGATGTGGTCAACGTGGCGACCCAGGACGCCAGCCTGCCGCAATACAACGCCGAACAGACCGCCGAAGGCGAGGTGCTGCGCCGCATCACCTTCAACCCGGCGGCCGAGCCGAGCCTGGTGCTCAGCCCTCAGACCGGCGTGTGGGACTGGTCGCAATCCAGCGCCATGAGCCTGCGTATCCAGAGCGCCATGGACTGGGCGCTGACCCTGTACGTCAAGGTGCAGAGCAACGACGGCAAGACCCTGCTCAGCCGCATCGACCTGCCGGCCGGCCCGGCCCAGACCTTGCTGGTGCCGCTGCAAGCCAACTCGCCGTTGAGCCAAGGCATGAAGGCCGGCCCACCGATGCCGATCACCGTTGACGGCCAGCGCGTGTTGCTGGCCAGCAGCACCGGGGAGGTGGACCGCAGCCAGGTGGTCTCGGTGACCCTGTCGATGATCAAGCCCGTCGCCGCCCAAAGCATCCTGCTGGAACGTTTCGGCGTGCAGGACAGCGAACCGGTGGTGAAGGCCGCCTATAGCGAGTTGGTGGATGCGTATGGGCAGTCGAACCGCGCGCGCTGGCCGGAAAAAGTCAGCAGCGACGAGCAACTCAAGGCTGCCGCCGCCAAGGAGCAGCAACAGCTCAAGGCTTGGCTTACCGAGCGGGACAACGCCTCCCTGGACCAATACGGCGGATGGAACAAGGGCCCGGTGTTCGACGCCAGCGGCTTTTTCCGCACCGAGAAGCGCGACGGTCGCTGGTACCTCGTAACGCCGGAAGGCCACCCGTTTTACTCCCTGGGGGTCAACACCGTGGCTGCGACCAATAACCAGACCTACGTAGCCGGCCGCGAGTGGATGTTCGCGGCATTGCCCAAGGCGGGTGAACCTTTCGACAAGTATTACGGCAGCGGCGACAACCGCAGTGGCAACGGTGCCGATCAGGGCCGTGGCTTCAATGTGGGGCGCTGGTACGACTTCTATGGCGCCAACCTGCAGCGCACCTATGACACCAAAGGCTTCGACCAGAAACGCTGGGTCACCCACACCCTCGACCGCCTGCAAGCCTGGGGTTTCAACACCGTGGGCAACTGGAGCGAGCCGGGCCTGGCCACCGCTGACCGGGTGCCGTACACCTTGCCGCTGTCGATCGTCGGCGATTACGCCAGCATCAGCACCGGCACCGACTGGTGGGGCGGCATGCCCGATCCGTTCGACCCGCGTTTCGCCATGGCCACCGAGCGCGCCGTGGCCATTGCCGCCCGCGATCACCGCGATGATCCATGGCTGATCGGCTTCTTCGCCGATAACGAACTGGCGTGGGCAGGCCCCGGAGACGATCCGAAATCCCGTTATGCCCTGGCCTACGGGACCTTGCGCATGACCACCGACGTACCGGCCAAGCGCGCGTTTCTCAAGCAATTGCGCGACAAGTATCGCAACGAAGAAGGCCTGTCGCGGGCCTGGGGTATCCACTTGGCCGGCTGGGAACTGATGGAAGATCCGGGGTTCGAAGCGCCGATGCCGAGTTCCGAACACCCGGAAATCGAAGCCGACTTCAAATATTTCCAGAAGACCTTCGCCGACGCCTACTTCAAGACGCTTTCCGATTCGCTGAAATGGCACGCGCCCAACCAACTGCTGCTGGGCGGCCGCTATTCGGTGAGCACGCCGGAAGCGGTGGCGGCCTGCGCGCAGTATTGCGATGTGCTGAGCTTCAATATGTACACCCTCAAACCCCAGGACGGCTATGACTTTGCCGCCCTGCGCGCACTGGACAAACCGGTGCTGATCACCGAATTCAACTTTGGCTCCAGCGACCGTGGCCCGTTCTGGGGAGGCGTGACGCAGTTGGCCAGGGAAGAAGATCGCGGTGCGGCGTATGGTGCCTTCCTCAAGCAGGCCATGGCCGAGCCGTCGATTGTCGGCGTGCATTGGTTCCAGTATCTGGACCAACCGGTTACCGGCCGCTTGCTGGACGGTGAAAACGGCCATTTCGGCCTGGTCGGTATTACCGATGTGCCGTTCCAGGGCTTTGTCGACAGTGTGCGCAAAAGCAACCTGGCGGCGATCGACCAACTGGGCAAGGAGGCGCAAAAGGCCAAGGCGGCCAACGCTGTGCGTGAAAGCGAAGGTGGCAGGGCATCGAGTGACGGCAAAGGCGCGGCGCAAGGCGCCGGGCATGCGGGCGGACACGCTGGAAATGGTCATTGA
- the nhaA gene encoding Na+/H+ antiporter NhaA: protein MPLRSTFTRFFQLEAASGLLLIAAAALALIINNSPLSHLYNAFLDVPVVAQIGALKIAKPALLWINDGLMALFFLLIGLEVKRELLDGHLSKPSQVVLPGAAAIGGMVVPALIYWAINKDYPAALSGWAIPMATDIAFALGVLALLGKRVPVSLKLFLMTLAIIDDLGAIIVIAVFYSSDLSGAALAGAGACLIALIAMNRLGVIKLAPYLIVGLILWVCVLKSGVHATLAGVTLAFCIPMRTKNAEPSPLLTLEHALHPWVAYGILPLFAFANAGVSLTGVSLESFTHHVPLGIATGLLIGKTIGVFGLTWLAIKTGLAALPNGANWGQVFGVAILCGIGFTMSLFVGSLAFVPGASEFAGEDRMGILTGSILAACIGYAITAMASRKKA from the coding sequence TTGCCTCTGCGTAGCACTTTCACCCGTTTCTTCCAGCTGGAAGCCGCCAGCGGTCTGTTATTGATCGCCGCTGCGGCCCTGGCCCTGATCATCAACAACTCACCTTTGTCGCACCTGTACAACGCGTTTCTCGACGTACCGGTGGTGGCACAAATCGGCGCGCTGAAAATCGCCAAGCCAGCCCTGCTGTGGATCAACGATGGCCTGATGGCGTTGTTCTTCCTGCTGATCGGCCTGGAGGTCAAGCGCGAGTTGCTCGATGGCCACCTGTCCAAGCCCTCCCAAGTGGTCCTGCCCGGCGCGGCAGCCATCGGCGGTATGGTCGTGCCGGCGTTGATCTACTGGGCGATCAACAAGGACTATCCTGCGGCACTTTCCGGCTGGGCCATTCCCATGGCCACCGACATTGCCTTTGCGCTGGGCGTACTGGCGCTGCTGGGCAAGCGGGTTCCGGTGTCGCTGAAGCTGTTCCTGATGACCCTGGCAATCATTGACGACCTGGGCGCCATCATCGTCATCGCGGTGTTCTATTCCTCCGACCTGTCCGGTGCCGCCCTTGCTGGCGCGGGTGCCTGTCTGATTGCCTTGATTGCCATGAACCGCCTGGGCGTGATCAAGCTGGCGCCTTACCTGATCGTGGGCTTGATCCTGTGGGTCTGCGTGCTCAAGAGCGGTGTGCATGCGACCCTGGCCGGCGTGACCCTGGCGTTCTGCATTCCGATGCGTACCAAGAACGCCGAACCCTCGCCGCTGCTGACCCTGGAACACGCCCTGCATCCGTGGGTGGCCTATGGCATCCTGCCGCTGTTCGCCTTCGCCAATGCCGGTGTTTCGCTCACCGGGGTCAGCCTGGAAAGCTTCACCCATCATGTGCCACTGGGCATCGCGACAGGGCTGTTGATCGGCAAGACCATCGGCGTGTTCGGCCTCACCTGGCTGGCGATCAAGACCGGCTTGGCCGCCCTGCCCAACGGCGCCAACTGGGGCCAGGTCTTCGGTGTGGCGATCCTGTGCGGCATCGGTTTCACCATGAGCCTGTTTGTCGGCTCGCTCGCGTTCGTACCGGGGGCCAGCGAATTTGCCGGGGAGGATCGAATGGGGATTCTGACCGGGTCGATATTGGCTGCGTGTATCGGTTACGCGATCACAGCGATGGCCAGTCGCAAGAAAGCCTGA
- a CDS encoding OmpA family protein, producing MLSNKSLALALCLTITGCAQTPQNDAEGGHWWSFGSDKATTKDVVTQTDAKPDAKPAAGAKPAAPVAAAAAPTPAPAPVAKADTGSSWWPFSSKNADDKAAVAKADLKADVKAAEPAPAVAKNDTETHWWWPFESKPKPLAKVDVTNVPMPDPKITQAWLDDYEPRLRAAIKDSNLQLERRDNVLVVIAPVDGSYNPKRPEMLLPVTLGPFTRVAKAVEADPKTAVLVLGHVDATGSAPASQALTKQRAQSIASIFSLSGLKQDRLMLRGMGDLMPRAANDSSQGRALNRRMEIMFTQRTTMLALLSKYQSGKTPPVAEMVAVQDVPAPAAKATAKKAPAAKKATAKKAAAKPATKKAPAKPAAKKAAPAKAKAADPANDQAKN from the coding sequence ATGTTATCGAACAAGTCCTTGGCACTGGCGCTTTGCCTCACTATTACCGGTTGCGCACAAACTCCACAAAATGATGCCGAGGGCGGGCATTGGTGGTCATTTGGATCGGATAAAGCCACTACCAAGGACGTAGTCACTCAAACCGACGCCAAGCCGGATGCCAAACCTGCCGCCGGGGCCAAGCCTGCCGCACCTGTAGCCGCCGCTGCTGCACCGACACCTGCGCCTGCACCGGTCGCCAAGGCTGACACCGGCTCCAGCTGGTGGCCGTTCTCTTCCAAGAATGCCGACGATAAAGCTGCTGTTGCCAAGGCCGATCTGAAAGCCGACGTCAAGGCTGCGGAACCGGCCCCTGCGGTAGCCAAGAACGATACTGAAACCCACTGGTGGTGGCCGTTCGAAAGCAAGCCCAAGCCATTGGCCAAGGTCGACGTGACCAACGTGCCGATGCCCGATCCGAAAATCACCCAGGCCTGGCTGGACGACTATGAGCCGCGCCTGCGCGCCGCCATCAAGGACAGCAACCTGCAACTGGAGCGTCGCGACAACGTACTGGTCGTGATCGCTCCGGTAGACGGCTCCTACAACCCTAAGCGCCCGGAGATGTTGCTGCCGGTTACCCTGGGCCCGTTCACTCGCGTGGCCAAGGCCGTTGAAGCCGATCCCAAGACTGCCGTACTGGTGCTGGGCCACGTTGATGCCACCGGCAGCGCCCCTGCGAGCCAGGCATTGACCAAGCAGCGTGCACAGTCCATCGCTTCGATCTTCAGCCTCAGCGGCCTGAAGCAGGACCGCTTGATGCTGCGCGGCATGGGCGACCTTATGCCGCGCGCCGCCAACGACAGCTCCCAGGGCCGTGCGCTGAATCGTCGCATGGAAATCATGTTCACTCAGCGTACAACTATGTTGGCCTTGCTGAGCAAATACCAGTCGGGCAAGACACCGCCAGTGGCTGAAATGGTTGCCGTGCAGGATGTTCCGGCACCGGCCGCCAAAGCCACGGCGAAAAAGGCGCCTGCCGCCAAGAAGGCCACAGCCAAGAAAGCCGCGGCCAAGCCTGCGACCAAAAAGGCCCCGGCCAAGCCCGCTGCGAAGAAGGCTGCTCCGGCAAAAGCCAAGGCTGCTGATCCGGCTAACGACCAGGCGAAAAACTGA
- a CDS encoding outer membrane lipoprotein, protein MRKSVLLVACVTTLSLLLGGCASSLTGDSYSRDEARRVQTVRMGTIESLRPVKIEGTKTPIGGAAGAVIGGVGGSAIGGGRGSIVTAVIGAVAGGLLGSATEEGLTRTQGVEITVREDDGSIRAYVQAVQENEIFRIGDRVRIMTVDGTSRVTR, encoded by the coding sequence ATGCGTAAGTCCGTTTTACTGGTTGCCTGCGTTACCACCCTTTCACTTCTGCTGGGTGGCTGTGCTTCGAGTCTGACCGGCGACTCGTACTCCCGTGATGAAGCGCGTCGTGTGCAGACCGTGCGCATGGGGACTATCGAATCCCTGCGTCCGGTGAAAATCGAAGGTACCAAGACCCCAATCGGCGGCGCTGCGGGTGCTGTCATCGGCGGCGTTGGCGGCAGCGCCATCGGCGGCGGGCGTGGCAGCATCGTCACCGCTGTGATCGGCGCCGTCGCCGGCGGCCTGCTGGGCTCGGCCACCGAAGAAGGCCTGACCCGTACCCAGGGTGTCGAGATCACCGTCCGCGAAGACGATGGCAGCATCCGCGCCTACGTGCAGGCCGTGCAGGAAAATGAAATCTTCCGCATCGGCGATCGCGTGCGCATCATGACGGTAGATGGCACCAGCCGCGTGACCCGCTAA
- a CDS encoding EstA family serine hydrolase — MQIQGHYELQFEAVREAFAALFDDPQERGAGLCIQIGGETVVDLWAGTADKDGTEAWHSDTIVNLFSCTKTFTAVTALQLVAEGKLQLDAPVANYWPEFAAAGKQNITLRQLLCHQAGLPAIREMLPTEALYDWQLMVDTLAAEAPWWTPGQGHGYEAITYGWLVGELLRRADGRGPGESIVARVARPLGLDFHVGLADEEFYRVAHIARSKGNMGDEAAQRLLQVMMREPTAMTTRAFANPPSILTSTNKPEWRRMQQPAANGHGNARSLAGFYSGLLDGSLLEADMLEQLTREHSIGPDKTLLTQTRFGLGCMLDQPQLPNATFGLGPRAFGHPGAGGSVGFADPEHDVAFGFVTNTLGPYVLMDPRAQKLVGILAGCL, encoded by the coding sequence GTGCAGATTCAGGGTCATTACGAGCTCCAGTTCGAAGCGGTGCGTGAAGCGTTCGCCGCGTTATTCGATGACCCGCAGGAACGTGGTGCCGGGCTGTGCATCCAGATCGGCGGTGAAACCGTCGTCGACCTGTGGGCCGGTACCGCCGACAAGGACGGCACCGAGGCCTGGCACAGCGACACCATCGTCAACCTGTTCTCCTGCACCAAGACCTTCACCGCTGTCACCGCCCTGCAATTGGTGGCCGAAGGCAAGCTGCAGCTGGATGCGCCGGTTGCCAACTACTGGCCGGAGTTCGCCGCCGCCGGCAAGCAGAACATCACCCTGCGCCAGTTGCTCTGCCACCAGGCCGGGTTGCCGGCGATCCGCGAGATGTTGCCCACCGAAGCGCTGTACGACTGGCAACTGATGGTCGATACCCTGGCGGCCGAAGCGCCGTGGTGGACGCCGGGCCAGGGCCATGGCTACGAGGCCATCACCTACGGCTGGCTGGTTGGTGAACTGCTGCGGCGTGCCGACGGGCGTGGGCCGGGGGAGTCCATCGTGGCACGGGTTGCGCGCCCGCTGGGGCTGGACTTCCATGTGGGCCTGGCCGACGAAGAGTTTTATCGCGTGGCACATATAGCGCGCAGCAAAGGCAACATGGGCGATGAAGCCGCTCAACGGTTACTGCAAGTAATGATGCGTGAACCGACGGCCATGACTACACGGGCATTTGCCAATCCGCCGTCTATTCTGACCAGCACTAATAAACCCGAATGGCGACGCATGCAGCAGCCGGCGGCAAATGGCCATGGTAATGCGCGCAGCCTGGCGGGTTTTTATAGCGGTTTGTTGGACGGTAGTTTGCTCGAAGCCGACATGCTCGAACAATTGACCCGTGAACACAGTATCGGGCCGGATAAAACATTATTGACACAAACCCGTTTCGGCCTGGGCTGCATGTTGGATCAACCGCAGTTGCCCAATGCCACCTTCGGCCTTGGCCCACGTGCTTTCGGGCATCCCGGTGCCGGCGGTTCGGTGGGGTTTGCCGACCCTGAACATGATGTAGCGTTTGGTTTCGTGACTAATACACTGGGGCCTTATGTACTTATGGACCCGCGGGCACAGAAGTTGGTCGGAATATTGGCCGGTTGTCTGTAA
- a CDS encoding PLP-dependent cysteine synthase family protein, producing the protein MNDHRPWAREAIRIIEADFQRSADTHLIPLPLPGLPGIELYFKDESSHPTGSLKHRLARSLFLYALCNGWLKPGAPVIEASSGSTAISEAYFARLLGLPFIAVMPATTSQEKIAQIAFYGGKSHLVQDPTQIYAESERLARESGGHFMDQFTYAERATDWRANNNIAESIFQQMRFEQYPEPSWLISSPGTGGTTATLGRYVRYRQHCTRVLCADAERSVFFDFYQSGDASLRLDCGSRIEGIGRPRVEASFLPKVIDAMVKVPDALSLAAMHYLAERLGRRVGGSSGTNLIGALIAAQQMKAAGESGSIVAILCDGGERYATTYYDQAWLAGQGYLLETLIAAVAASVERGEPLPDSVLRANI; encoded by the coding sequence ATGAACGACCACCGGCCCTGGGCCCGCGAAGCCATTCGCATCATTGAAGCCGACTTCCAGCGCAGCGCCGACACGCATCTGATTCCCTTGCCACTGCCGGGTCTGCCCGGTATCGAGTTGTACTTTAAAGATGAGTCCAGCCACCCCACCGGCAGCCTGAAACATCGACTGGCCCGTTCTTTGTTTCTGTATGCGCTGTGCAATGGCTGGCTCAAGCCGGGCGCTCCAGTGATCGAAGCATCCAGCGGGTCGACGGCGATTTCCGAAGCGTACTTTGCCCGTTTGCTTGGCTTGCCGTTTATCGCGGTGATGCCGGCCACCACGTCCCAGGAAAAGATCGCCCAGATCGCTTTTTATGGCGGCAAGAGCCATCTGGTGCAGGACCCGACGCAGATCTACGCCGAATCCGAACGCCTGGCCCGGGAGAGCGGCGGTCACTTCATGGACCAGTTCACCTACGCCGAGCGCGCCACCGACTGGCGGGCGAACAACAACATTGCCGAATCGATCTTCCAACAGATGCGCTTCGAGCAATATCCCGAGCCGAGCTGGTTGATTTCCAGCCCTGGCACCGGCGGCACCACCGCCACCCTTGGTCGCTATGTGCGTTATCGCCAGCACTGTACTCGCGTGTTGTGTGCCGACGCCGAGCGCTCGGTGTTTTTCGATTTTTATCAGAGTGGCGACGCCAGCCTGCGCCTGGACTGCGGTTCGCGGATCGAAGGCATTGGCCGCCCGCGTGTCGAGGCGTCGTTTCTGCCCAAGGTTATCGACGCGATGGTCAAGGTGCCGGATGCGCTGTCACTGGCGGCCATGCATTACCTGGCCGAGCGCCTTGGTCGGCGGGTCGGCGGGTCCAGCGGCACCAACCTCATCGGTGCGCTGATAGCGGCGCAGCAGATGAAAGCCGCCGGGGAGTCGGGCTCGATCGTGGCGATTTTGTGTGATGGCGGCGAGCGGTATGCCACCACCTATTACGATCAGGCGTGGCTGGCGGGGCAGGGGTATTTGCTGGAAACGTTGATCGCGGCCGTTGCAGCCAGTGTGGAGCGCGGTGAGCCTCTGCCTGACAGCGTCCTGCGCGCCAATATCTGA